One window from the genome of Streptomyces sp. WZ-12 encodes:
- a CDS encoding TIGR03086 family metal-binding protein, producing MHMNSERDAELDRLRGLSARAVRDSVALVDRLAPGDLSRPTPCAGWDLAALLGHLTAQHRGFAAAARGSGRELKHWAVRLPGEDVAVAAGEYRRAAEDVIAAFAALDDPERPCTLPEFTGEQTFPAVRAIGFHLIDHVVHGWDLARTLELPYDPDPELLGAALPLARAVPDAENRLADGAAFRPGLPVSGEAGALDRILAMLGRAPDWRAPVGNASRGEGRTSDVR from the coding sequence ATGCATATGAATAGCGAACGGGACGCGGAACTGGACCGCCTGCGGGGGCTCAGCGCCCGGGCGGTGCGCGACAGTGTGGCGCTGGTGGATCGGTTGGCCCCGGGGGACCTGTCCCGGCCGACGCCGTGCGCGGGGTGGGACCTGGCGGCGTTGCTCGGTCATCTGACGGCCCAGCACCGGGGGTTCGCCGCCGCGGCGCGGGGGAGCGGGCGGGAGCTGAAGCACTGGGCGGTCCGGCTGCCCGGTGAGGACGTCGCGGTGGCGGCGGGCGAGTACCGGCGCGCGGCGGAGGACGTCATCGCGGCGTTCGCGGCGCTGGACGACCCCGAACGCCCCTGCACACTCCCGGAGTTCACCGGTGAGCAGACCTTTCCGGCCGTGCGGGCGATCGGCTTCCATTTGATCGACCACGTCGTCCACGGGTGGGATCTGGCGCGCACCCTGGAGCTGCCCTACGACCCTGACCCCGAACTCCTCGGCGCGGCCCTGCCGCTCGCCCGCGCCGTGCCGGACGCCGAGAACCGGCTCGCCGACGGGGCCGCCTTCCGGCCCGGCCTGCCGGTGAGCGGGGAAGCCGGGGCGCTGGACCGGATCCTCGCGATGTTGGGGCGGGCGCCGGACTGGCGGGCGCCGGTGGGGAACGCGTCACGCGGGGAGGGTAGGACGTCCGACGTCCGGTAG
- the pdxA gene encoding 4-hydroxythreonine-4-phosphate dehydrogenase PdxA, producing the protein MTTADTADRQEPKDRQRPLLAVTLGDPVGIGPEITARTLADPASAGLGRGLAVGDAAVLRRAVEVCGLDVRVNPVGAPGEARFEPGTIDVLDLGIAPADLPWGRVDAVAGRSAVAAIEAATRAALAGEVDAVVTAPINKEAIWAAGSRHLGHTEMLGELTGAARVDTMFVVRGLKIFFTTRHLALRKALDQLTEERVGASIRHAVTALRVFGHDRPRLAVAAVNPHGGEGGHFGDEEVTVLGPAVARAAAEGLDVTGPVPADSVFHQGLEGRFDGVLSHFHDQGHIPAKTVDFAGTVSVTVGLPILRTSVDHGTAFDLAGSGRASHATMTAAFRAAADLSRHTDRIRAAYGTAAAR; encoded by the coding sequence ATGACCACAGCAGACACGGCGGACCGTCAGGAGCCGAAGGACCGTCAACGTCCCCTACTCGCCGTCACGTTGGGCGATCCGGTCGGCATCGGTCCGGAGATCACCGCGCGCACCCTCGCCGATCCGGCGAGCGCCGGGCTCGGGCGCGGGCTGGCGGTCGGCGACGCCGCCGTGCTGCGCCGCGCCGTCGAGGTCTGTGGGCTCGACGTCCGGGTCAACCCGGTCGGCGCGCCCGGCGAGGCGCGGTTCGAGCCCGGCACCATCGACGTGCTGGACCTGGGCATCGCCCCCGCGGACCTGCCCTGGGGGCGGGTCGACGCGGTCGCCGGCCGCTCCGCCGTGGCCGCGATCGAGGCGGCGACCCGGGCCGCGCTGGCCGGCGAGGTGGACGCCGTCGTCACCGCCCCGATCAACAAGGAGGCCATCTGGGCGGCCGGTTCGCGGCACCTGGGACACACCGAGATGCTCGGCGAACTGACCGGCGCCGCCCGGGTGGACACCATGTTCGTGGTCCGCGGCCTGAAGATCTTCTTCACCACCCGCCACCTCGCGCTCCGCAAGGCCCTGGACCAGCTCACCGAGGAACGGGTCGGCGCGAGCATCCGGCACGCGGTCACCGCGCTGCGGGTCTTCGGCCACGACCGGCCCCGGCTCGCGGTCGCCGCCGTCAATCCGCACGGCGGCGAGGGCGGGCACTTCGGCGACGAGGAGGTCACCGTGCTCGGCCCGGCGGTGGCCCGGGCGGCGGCCGAGGGCCTGGACGTGACCGGGCCGGTCCCCGCCGACTCGGTCTTCCACCAGGGCCTCGAAGGCCGCTTCGACGGGGTGCTGTCGCACTTCCACGACCAGGGCCACATCCCCGCCAAGACCGTGGACTTCGCCGGCACGGTGTCCGTCACCGTCGGCCTGCCGATCCTGCGGACGTCCGTGGACCACGGCACCGCCTTCGACCTCGCCGGCAGTGGGCGGGCCTCGCACGCGACCATGACGGCCGCCTTCCGCGCCGCCGCCGACCTCAGCCGCCACACGGACCGGATCCGCGCCGCCTACGGGACGGCAGCCGCCCGATGA
- a CDS encoding MarR family winged helix-turn-helix transcriptional regulator, with protein sequence MPEHTDPADTPTTGRAGARPDLAAMLVPLSRALVDAERPVLDAHGLTMWAYSVLLRLDATPIRTQAALAEAIRADKTRIIPVLDDLESRGLIRRRPDPADRRVRLVSLTPEGRRLRDAVQADIQRGEERLLAGLPAADRKGFVRGLLALHALPEIPPHQPSSDA encoded by the coding sequence ATGCCCGAGCACACCGACCCCGCGGACACCCCGACCACCGGACGGGCCGGCGCCCGCCCCGATCTGGCCGCGATGCTCGTCCCGTTGAGCCGCGCCCTGGTGGACGCCGAGCGTCCGGTGCTGGACGCGCACGGCCTGACCATGTGGGCCTACTCGGTGTTGCTGCGCCTCGACGCGACCCCGATCCGCACCCAGGCCGCCCTCGCCGAGGCCATCCGGGCCGACAAGACCCGGATCATCCCGGTCCTGGACGACCTGGAATCCCGCGGCCTGATCCGCCGCCGCCCCGACCCCGCCGACCGTCGGGTCCGACTCGTCTCCCTCACCCCCGAGGGGCGCCGCCTACGAGACGCCGTCCAGGCCGACATCCAACGCGGCGAGGAACGCCTGCTCGCCGGCCTCCCGGCGGCCGACCGGAAGGGCTTCGTCCGCGGCCTGTTGGCGCTGCACGCGCTCCCCGAAATCCCCCCGCACCAGCCGTCGTCCGACGCCTGA
- a CDS encoding MFS transporter encodes MTDAPRAGDATGGAAPPAKRWVYVIPVAALMYMLAYLDRNNVSVVLPYLHGDLDLSNADKGLAGGIFFVGYVFLQIPAAVLAQRWSARKTVLILMVAWGLSAMLSGLVQTRAQFYAARFVLGFFEGGVWPAVLILLASWFPLRERARANALWMACLPLSSVLMAPLSGWMLDHASWRWVLVLQGVPPLLWAVVWWFAVADRPARARWISRAEATHLERALAADEAAKPPAGGGSYLGAVRQRSVLVLIGVYFFWITGFYGFSLWLPAVIKELTHDGSATEVGLLTAIPFAVALAVMIANAAWSDRTGRRRQAVALPLVVGIVTLLLGQAVHGALPRMVLLCLTAAAVYAPYGPFWAIPGQLLRFEVVAVAMGLINALGNLGGFAGPYLVGWLTDLTGSSLTGFAVLAAFLAVAVILVTLGLRPASSLPPGRAPETPAPTLNSAPSEER; translated from the coding sequence ATGACCGACGCTCCCCGGGCCGGCGACGCCACGGGCGGCGCCGCGCCCCCGGCCAAGCGCTGGGTCTATGTCATCCCGGTCGCCGCCCTCATGTACATGCTGGCGTACCTGGACCGGAACAACGTCTCCGTCGTCCTCCCGTACCTGCACGGCGACCTGGACCTCTCCAACGCCGACAAGGGTCTGGCCGGCGGCATCTTCTTCGTCGGCTACGTCTTCCTGCAGATCCCGGCGGCGGTGCTCGCCCAGCGGTGGAGCGCCCGGAAGACCGTCCTGATCCTCATGGTCGCCTGGGGCCTGTCCGCGATGCTCTCCGGACTGGTGCAGACCCGGGCCCAGTTCTACGCCGCGCGGTTCGTGCTGGGCTTCTTCGAGGGCGGCGTCTGGCCGGCCGTGCTGATCCTCCTCGCCTCGTGGTTCCCGCTGCGCGAGCGGGCCCGCGCCAACGCCCTGTGGATGGCCTGCCTGCCGCTGTCGTCGGTGCTGATGGCGCCGCTGTCCGGCTGGATGCTGGACCACGCGAGTTGGCGCTGGGTGCTCGTCCTGCAAGGGGTGCCGCCGCTGCTGTGGGCGGTGGTCTGGTGGTTCGCGGTCGCCGACCGTCCCGCGCGGGCCCGTTGGATCTCCCGCGCGGAGGCCACCCACCTGGAGCGCGCGCTCGCCGCCGACGAGGCCGCCAAACCCCCTGCGGGCGGCGGCTCTTACCTCGGCGCGGTCCGCCAGCGCTCCGTGCTGGTCCTGATCGGCGTCTACTTCTTCTGGATCACCGGCTTCTACGGCTTCAGCCTGTGGCTGCCGGCCGTCATCAAGGAGCTCACCCACGACGGCTCGGCCACCGAGGTCGGGCTGCTGACCGCGATCCCCTTCGCCGTCGCCCTGGCCGTGATGATCGCCAACGCGGCCTGGTCCGACCGCACCGGCCGCCGGCGGCAGGCGGTCGCCCTGCCCCTGGTCGTGGGCATCGTCACCCTCCTCCTGGGGCAGGCGGTGCACGGTGCGCTGCCGCGCATGGTGCTGCTCTGCCTCACCGCCGCCGCGGTCTACGCGCCCTACGGCCCCTTCTGGGCGATCCCCGGCCAACTCCTCCGCTTCGAGGTGGTGGCGGTGGCGATGGGCCTGATCAACGCGCTCGGCAACCTCGGCGGCTTCGCCGGCCCGTACCTGGTGGGCTGGCTCACCGACCTCACCGGGAGCAGCCTGACCGGCTTCGCGGTGCTCGCCGCATTCCTGGCCGTTGCGGTCATTCTGGTGACGCTCGGGTTGCGACCGGCGTCGTCCTTGCCTCCGGGGCGCGCCCCGGAGACCCCCGCGCCGACCCTCAACTCCGCGCCATCCGAGGAGAGGTGA
- a CDS encoding isopenicillin N synthase family dioxygenase, whose translation MGRATAVNGVLDVPVIDISAWADGSAAGRAGIAAEADRAARTVGFMQIRGHGIPDDAAQTFAAALDAFFGLPMAAKKALRAPSPDVNRGYTPPRTEQLSLSLGVPAAAQDLFEAFNVGAEAAAFPGLDLPEAHYPANIWPQLPGFRAAVEEWCTQAGGLARRLTGIFAHALGLATDHFAPFTDHSLDVLRMNNYQLPERALVVDRDQMGMGAHTDYGIVTVLWADRVPGLQILDTAGRWHDVLPEPGCLLVNLGDLLARWTNDRWLSTLHRVLPPNDAGGRVVRRRSAAFFHDGNWDAEISCLPHCVPAGAAPLHPPTTVGRHLAEKLAGSRAGRPNANSPREAARLRAARGE comes from the coding sequence ATGGGCAGGGCCACGGCCGTCAACGGCGTACTCGACGTACCCGTCATCGACATCTCCGCCTGGGCCGACGGGTCCGCCGCCGGCCGGGCCGGCATCGCCGCGGAGGCCGATCGGGCGGCGCGCACCGTCGGATTCATGCAGATCAGGGGGCACGGCATCCCCGACGACGCGGCGCAGACGTTCGCGGCGGCGCTGGACGCGTTCTTCGGTCTCCCGATGGCGGCGAAGAAGGCGCTGCGCGCCCCGTCGCCGGACGTCAACCGCGGCTACACCCCGCCGCGCACCGAGCAGCTCAGCCTGAGCCTGGGCGTCCCCGCGGCGGCCCAGGACCTCTTCGAGGCGTTCAACGTCGGGGCGGAGGCCGCCGCGTTCCCCGGGCTCGACCTGCCCGAGGCGCACTATCCGGCCAACATCTGGCCCCAACTTCCGGGATTCCGGGCCGCGGTGGAGGAGTGGTGCACCCAGGCCGGCGGGCTCGCCAGGCGGCTGACCGGGATCTTCGCGCACGCCCTGGGGCTGGCGACGGACCACTTCGCGCCGTTCACCGACCACTCCCTCGACGTGCTCCGGATGAACAACTACCAGCTCCCCGAGCGCGCACTCGTCGTCGACCGTGACCAGATGGGAATGGGTGCCCACACCGACTACGGCATCGTCACCGTGCTGTGGGCCGACCGGGTCCCCGGACTCCAGATCCTGGACACCGCTGGGCGCTGGCACGACGTGCTGCCCGAGCCGGGGTGCCTGCTGGTCAACCTCGGTGATCTGCTGGCCCGTTGGACCAACGACCGGTGGTTGTCCACCCTGCACCGGGTGCTGCCGCCGAACGATGCCGGAGGGCGGGTGGTGCGCCGGCGCTCCGCCGCGTTCTTCCACGACGGCAACTGGGACGCCGAGATCAGTTGCCTGCCCCATTGCGTCCCCGCCGGCGCCGCGCCGCTCCACCCGCCCACGACGGTCGGCCGGCACCTCGCCGAGAAACTGGCCGGCTCGCGCGCCGGAAGGCCCAACGCCAACTCCCCCCGCGAGGCCGCCCGACTGCGTGCGGCCCGGGGTGAGTGA
- a CDS encoding 8-oxoguanine deaminase encodes MPDHQLTVQKTDFTPLSGCDLLVRDARLLVVDGDTEIPGGWIALRNGRVAAYGHAGTEPERAARTLRATGRLVTPGLINTHHHLYQNLTRAYAPAVNGTLFTWLTTLYPLWAALDEEAVHLSAYVGIAELLMGGCTTSMDHHYVHPRPRLIDAQIRTAADLGFRFHATRGSMTRSTEDGGLPPRSVTQTADEVLADSERLVRTHHDPGPGALTRVALAPCSPFSVTRELMAATAELAERLDVRLHTHLAEDPDEDAYCLETYDCRPVEYFESVGWMTDRTWVAHCIHPNGAERARLAAAGVGVAHCPSSNMLIAGGTAAVQEMRALGMPVGLGCDGSASTDHASLWLEARGALLLGRYRGGPAAMTARDALDIATRGSARCLGRADELGHLRPGACGDLVVWDTPQVALAGALTDPVEAWLRCAPSRAWSTVVGGRVLVDSGELQLPGLVEKLREHARVARRIQGLD; translated from the coding sequence ATGCCCGACCACCAACTCACCGTCCAGAAAACCGATTTCACCCCACTCTCCGGCTGCGACCTGCTCGTCCGGGACGCCCGCCTGCTGGTCGTCGACGGCGACACCGAGATCCCCGGCGGCTGGATCGCCCTGCGGAACGGCCGCGTCGCCGCGTACGGCCACGCCGGCACCGAGCCGGAGCGGGCCGCCCGCACGCTCCGTGCCACCGGCCGCCTGGTCACCCCCGGCCTGATCAACACCCATCACCACCTCTACCAGAACCTCACCCGCGCCTACGCCCCCGCCGTCAACGGCACCCTCTTCACCTGGCTCACCACCCTCTACCCCCTGTGGGCGGCGCTCGACGAGGAGGCTGTCCACCTCTCCGCCTACGTCGGCATCGCCGAGCTGCTCATGGGCGGCTGCACCACCTCGATGGACCACCACTACGTCCACCCGCGGCCCCGCCTGATCGACGCCCAGATCCGCACCGCCGCCGACCTCGGCTTCCGCTTCCACGCCACCCGGGGCTCGATGACCCGCTCGACGGAGGACGGCGGCCTGCCGCCCCGCTCCGTCACCCAGACCGCCGACGAGGTGCTGGCGGACAGCGAACGCCTGGTCCGCACCCACCACGACCCGGGCCCGGGCGCACTGACCCGGGTCGCGCTGGCGCCCTGCTCGCCGTTCTCGGTGACCCGCGAACTGATGGCCGCCACCGCCGAGTTGGCCGAGCGCCTGGACGTCCGGCTGCACACCCACCTCGCCGAGGACCCGGACGAGGACGCGTACTGCCTGGAGACCTACGACTGCCGGCCGGTCGAGTACTTCGAGTCCGTCGGCTGGATGACCGACCGCACCTGGGTCGCGCACTGCATCCACCCCAACGGGGCCGAACGCGCCCGGCTGGCCGCGGCGGGCGTCGGGGTGGCGCACTGCCCCAGCTCCAACATGCTGATCGCGGGCGGCACCGCGGCGGTCCAGGAGATGCGCGCCCTCGGCATGCCGGTCGGGCTCGGCTGCGACGGCTCCGCCTCCACCGACCACGCCTCGCTGTGGCTGGAGGCCCGCGGCGCCCTGCTGCTCGGCCGGTACCGCGGCGGCCCGGCGGCGATGACCGCCCGGGACGCGCTGGACATCGCCACCCGCGGCTCGGCCCGCTGCCTGGGCCGGGCCGACGAGCTGGGCCACCTGCGCCCGGGCGCCTGCGGCGACCTCGTCGTCTGGGACACCCCGCAGGTGGCGCTGGCCGGGGCGCTCACCGACCCGGTCGAGGCGTGGCTGCGCTGCGCCCCGTCCCGCGCCTGGTCCACCGTCGTCGGCGGCCGGGTCCTCGTCGACAGCGGTGAGCTTCAACTACCCGGCCTGGTGGAGAAGTTGAGGGAGCACGCCCGGGTCGCCCGGCGGATCCAGGGCCTCGACTGA
- a CDS encoding MFS transporter: MTLRTGRGRRPGSSAAAAVFAIGMAGTTLPTPLYGLYRQQLGFSELMVTVVFATYALGVIAVLFGAGNLSDTTGRRPVLYAALGLSAASALCFLFEGGLPLLLLGRVLSGFAAGLFSGAATAAVLELARPGRESAAGFAATAANMGGLGCGPLLSGLLAQYAPRPLALPFLAHLLLLAVATVVTRLLPETVAHPHRPRSLRPQGLVVPPEVRGVFAPAAVAAFAGFALLGLFTAIAPSFVAQTLDEHNLAVSGTVVCTVFVGSTLGQSLTGRIGTRAALPAGCLVLVLGLILVGTSLALASLPVLVVGALCGGTGQGLAFRAGLTAVSAAAPPEHRGGTLSAFFLVAYLGISLPVVGIGALSLQLGLRGAGLTFAGCVIAVVVAVGGYVLRRPLPAAPRPAPPARAATGSRRSGQGSNDGPPPSS; this comes from the coding sequence ATGACCCTGCGCACCGGCCGGGGCCGCCGGCCCGGCAGCTCCGCCGCGGCGGCCGTCTTCGCGATCGGCATGGCGGGGACGACCCTGCCCACCCCGCTCTACGGGCTCTACCGCCAACAGCTCGGCTTCTCCGAGCTGATGGTGACCGTGGTCTTCGCCACCTACGCCCTCGGCGTGATCGCCGTGCTCTTCGGCGCCGGCAACCTCTCCGACACCACCGGCCGGCGCCCGGTGCTATACGCCGCGCTGGGCCTGTCGGCGGCGAGCGCCCTGTGCTTCCTCTTCGAGGGCGGGCTGCCGCTGCTGCTGCTCGGCCGGGTGCTGTCCGGCTTCGCCGCCGGGCTGTTCAGCGGCGCCGCCACCGCCGCCGTCCTCGAACTGGCCCGCCCCGGCCGGGAGTCCGCGGCCGGCTTCGCCGCCACCGCCGCCAACATGGGCGGCCTGGGCTGCGGCCCGCTGCTGTCCGGGCTGCTCGCCCAGTACGCGCCCCGGCCACTGGCCCTGCCCTTCCTCGCCCACCTGCTCCTGCTGGCCGTCGCCACCGTGGTGACCCGGCTGCTTCCGGAGACCGTCGCGCACCCGCACCGGCCCCGCTCGCTGCGCCCCCAGGGGCTGGTGGTGCCGCCGGAGGTCCGCGGGGTGTTCGCGCCGGCCGCGGTCGCCGCGTTCGCCGGCTTCGCCCTGCTGGGGCTGTTCACCGCGATCGCCCCCAGCTTCGTCGCGCAGACCCTCGACGAGCACAACCTCGCGGTCTCCGGGACGGTCGTCTGCACGGTCTTCGTCGGCTCCACCCTCGGCCAGTCGCTGACCGGCCGGATCGGCACCCGCGCCGCACTCCCGGCCGGCTGCCTGGTGCTGGTGCTGGGACTGATCCTGGTCGGCACCTCGCTCGCGCTGGCCTCGCTGCCCGTACTGGTCGTCGGCGCGCTGTGCGGCGGCACCGGGCAGGGCCTGGCCTTCCGCGCCGGGCTCACCGCGGTGAGCGCCGCCGCCCCTCCGGAACACCGCGGCGGTACCCTCTCCGCCTTCTTCCTCGTCGCCTACCTCGGCATCTCCCTGCCGGTGGTGGGCATCGGCGCGCTCTCCCTCCAACTGGGGCTGCGCGGCGCCGGGTTGACCTTCGCGGGCTGCGTCATCGCGGTGGTGGTCGCGGTCGGCGGCTACGTCCTGCGGCGCCCGCTGCCCGCCGCACCCCGGCCCGCGCCGCCCGCCCGCGCCGCGACTGGCTCACGGAGATCCGGGCAGGGCTCCAACGACGGCCCGCCGCCGTCGAGTTGA
- a CDS encoding DeoR/GlpR family DNA-binding transcription regulator — protein sequence MTGGERPATRRRRERMVELLGAGDGSVHDLAAAFGVSLSTVRRDLAALAEGGRITRTYGGALDHRAVERSWHDKAREHRTEKAAIARAAAGLVRSGDVVLLDAGTTAARLAHELRARGDLTVVTNGLSTLVELADAEVEVVVLGGRLRRPNESLLGIRTDQALRRLTPDLAFLGVDGLDPRRGVNCPDAEQAALKETMAQCARAAWVLADGSKLGGGGGFPYWAEMPQGTGLISGAGGDRDGGDGAGGERRLAAYEAAGWRVLSCAERPDAAGRPDAAQRPDHREP from the coding sequence ATGACCGGTGGGGAGCGTCCGGCCACCCGGCGCCGGCGGGAGCGGATGGTGGAGTTGCTCGGCGCGGGCGACGGCAGCGTGCACGACCTCGCCGCCGCCTTCGGGGTCTCGCTGTCCACCGTCCGCCGCGACCTGGCGGCGCTCGCCGAGGGCGGCCGGATCACCCGGACGTACGGCGGCGCGCTCGACCACCGGGCCGTCGAGCGGTCCTGGCACGACAAGGCCCGGGAGCACCGCACCGAGAAGGCCGCCATCGCCCGGGCGGCCGCCGGCCTGGTCCGCAGCGGCGACGTGGTCCTGTTGGACGCGGGCACCACGGCGGCCCGGCTGGCGCACGAGCTGCGCGCCCGCGGCGACCTCACCGTCGTCACCAACGGGCTGTCCACACTGGTGGAGTTGGCCGACGCGGAGGTGGAGGTGGTGGTGCTCGGCGGCCGGCTGCGGCGGCCCAACGAGTCGCTGCTGGGCATCCGCACCGACCAGGCGCTCCGCCGGCTCACCCCGGACCTCGCCTTCCTCGGCGTGGACGGCCTGGACCCGCGGCGCGGGGTCAACTGCCCGGACGCCGAACAGGCGGCGCTGAAGGAGACCATGGCGCAGTGCGCGCGGGCCGCCTGGGTGCTCGCCGACGGCTCCAAGCTGGGCGGGGGAGGAGGGTTCCCGTACTGGGCGGAGATGCCGCAGGGGACGGGACTGATCTCGGGGGCGGGGGGAGATCGGGACGGCGGCGACGGTGCGGGGGGCGAGCGGCGGCTGGCGGCGTACGAGGCCGCGGGCTGGCGGGTGCTGTCGTGCGCGGAGCGGCCGGACGCCGCGGGGCGCCCGGATGCGGCGCAGCGGCCCGACCACCGGGAGCCGTAG
- a CDS encoding four-carbon acid sugar kinase family protein — MAQVLVIGDDLTGSNATGARYARRGLRAVTVGDPARAAHYAPLVDVLVVNTASRHWPAARAYAAVRAAVERACAAEEPALVVKRVDTTLRGNPGSELDAVADALATRTPTATLRTLAVPAFPDAGRTTVGGLHLVDGVPLTRTAVARDPFDPVRHSRVTAILGGQSRRTLDELPLDVVERGTDAVAAALRASRAEVVVCDATENAHLGTVARAAASLATADGIRWLALDSGPFGAALADALGIRPAAAPVRVLAVVGSVTDRTRDQLARAEATLDVRWVGLDPEHPDAGRALVGLRAAAAEGATVLGVNVLSTDRSSAKAAPDPESAAGLLRCLAEVARRAVAELRPGGLYASGGDVAAAVTAALGADGFAIDREVLPLAVAGHLVGGAHDGLPFATKGGLIGGPDAARDCLEHLRAAGTRTAPPARPPRKGDR; from the coding sequence ATGGCCCAGGTACTCGTGATCGGCGACGACCTGACCGGCAGCAACGCCACCGGCGCCCGCTACGCCCGGCGCGGACTGCGGGCCGTCACCGTCGGCGACCCCGCCCGGGCGGCCCACTACGCCCCGCTGGTGGACGTCCTCGTCGTCAACACCGCCTCCCGGCACTGGCCCGCCGCCCGCGCCTACGCCGCCGTCCGGGCCGCCGTCGAGCGCGCCTGCGCCGCCGAGGAGCCGGCCCTGGTCGTCAAGCGGGTGGACACCACGCTGCGCGGTAACCCCGGCAGTGAACTCGACGCGGTCGCCGACGCGTTGGCGACCCGCACCCCCACCGCGACGCTGCGCACCCTGGCCGTCCCCGCCTTCCCGGACGCCGGCCGCACCACGGTCGGCGGGCTGCACCTCGTCGACGGGGTGCCGCTGACCCGCACGGCGGTGGCCCGCGACCCCTTCGACCCGGTACGGCACTCCCGGGTCACCGCCATCCTCGGCGGGCAGAGCCGACGCACCCTGGACGAGCTGCCGTTGGATGTCGTGGAGCGCGGTACCGACGCGGTGGCCGCGGCGCTCCGGGCGAGCCGGGCCGAGGTGGTGGTCTGCGACGCCACCGAGAACGCCCACCTGGGGACGGTCGCCCGGGCCGCCGCGTCCCTCGCCACCGCGGACGGCATCCGCTGGCTCGCCCTGGACTCCGGGCCGTTCGGCGCCGCCCTCGCCGACGCGCTCGGCATCCGCCCCGCGGCGGCCCCGGTGCGGGTGCTCGCCGTCGTCGGCAGCGTCACCGACCGCACCCGCGACCAACTCGCCCGTGCCGAGGCGACTCTTGACGTGCGATGGGTCGGACTCGATCCGGAACACCCCGACGCCGGGCGGGCGTTGGTCGGGTTGCGCGCAGCGGCCGCGGAGGGCGCGACCGTTCTCGGTGTCAACGTGCTGTCCACTGACCGCAGTTCGGCAAAGGCGGCACCCGATCCGGAGAGCGCCGCGGGCCTGCTGCGCTGCCTGGCCGAGGTCGCCCGGCGCGCGGTGGCCGAGCTGCGCCCCGGCGGACTCTACGCCTCGGGCGGCGATGTCGCCGCCGCGGTCACCGCCGCGCTGGGCGCCGACGGCTTCGCCATCGACCGCGAGGTGCTGCCGCTGGCCGTCGCCGGACACCTGGTCGGCGGCGCCCACGACGGACTGCCCTTCGCCACGAAGGGCGGGCTGATCGGCGGGCCGGACGCGGCCCGCGACTGCCTGGAACACCTCCGCGCGGCCGGCACCCGCACCGCGCCCCCCGCGCGCCCACCCCGGAAAGGCGACAGATGA